A DNA window from Hordeum vulgare subsp. vulgare chromosome 1H, MorexV3_pseudomolecules_assembly, whole genome shotgun sequence contains the following coding sequences:
- the LOC123427222 gene encoding pseudo histidine-containing phosphotransfer protein 2 — translation MDYSNLRRQITFMKKSFFDQGYLDEQFHQLEELQDESSPNFVEEVVVLFLKDSPRLLSNIEQTIGKYPQDFYRLDSLVHQLKGSGSSIGAVRMKNECSVFKAHCNDRNLEGCRRSLQKMKREHATLKQKLESYFQLLRQVGPREHAVNSRN, via the exons ATGGATTACTCAAATTTGCGTCGCCAAATTACCTTCATGAAGAAAAGTTTCTTTGATCAG GGTTACCTTGATgaacagtttcatcagctggaagAACTGCAGGACGAATCAAGCCCCAATTTTGTTGAGGAAGTTGTGGTTTTGTTTCTGAAAGATTCGCCGAGATTGTTGTCAAACATAGAACAAACAAT TGGGAAGTACCCTCAGGATTTCTACCGGTTAGATTCTCTTGTGCACCAGCTCAAAGGCAGCGGATCCAG CATTGGAGCAGTGAGGATGAAGAACGAGTGCTCGGTGTTTAAGGCACACTGCAATGACAGGAATCTGGAAGG ATGCCGCAGGTCACTGCAGAAGATGAAGAGGGAGCATGCCACTCTGAAGCAGAAGCTGGAGTCATATTTTCAG TTGCTGCGGCAAGTCGGGCCTCGCGAGCATGCCGTCAACTCAAGGAACTAA